The region TCACTAGACATTGATCTAGCTATTCCAGTAGTTCCAATAACTGAAATACCATCAACAATACCTAATTTTGGATTCATTGTTTTTTTAGCTATTTTACGACCTTCAGGAATAGAAATCGTGACTTTAGCTACTTTATCATCAGGTAGAATATTTTCTAAATTTTTTTTAATCATCTTACGTGGAACAGGATTTATTGCATATTCCCCAACTGGAATTTGAAGTCCGGGTTTTGTTATTTTACCAACACCTTCTCCACCAGTTATTGTAACAACATCACCATTTCCAGTTTTTTCAAATAATTCAACAGTAGCAACAATAGCTAAACCTACAGTAACATCAGGATCATTATACGAATTTTTATGAGCTACTGCACAGGCAGAATTAGAAGATAATTTTTTACAATTATCAATTAAAATATCTAATGTTTTTTTAGGTGTTTCAACTTTAACACAATCAATATCTGAAGAATTTAAAATAGATTCTGTAGCTGCAACTGAACATGCTGTTGCAATAGTTCCAGTAGTCACGCCAATATACTTATCATTTGACATTTTTACAACTAATAAAAAAAAGAAAAATAAAATTAAATCAAAGATTTAACTTTATCAACAAGTTCATCTAAAGTAGGTGCACCAACAAATACAACCTGATTATCAATTGCAATTGTAGGAACTGCCATTATTTGATATTCCATTGCTTTTTGCCTATTTCCATCTAAACCTATGTTACAGATAACAACATCCATATCTGCACCTATAATTTCTTTTGCTTCATTAGCTACATTGACTGCAGCAGGACAATGTGGACAACTATCAGATGTAAAAACTTCTACTTTTACTACCATAATTTAAGTCTCCTATTAATTTAATTAATTGATGATAGTTTATGAAAACTAATATATAACTGTTTAGTTTAAAAAAAAAAGAAAAAAGTAAGAGATTTAAAATCTCTTAAGCAATTGTAATTTTGTTTCCTACCATGTAATCATCCCATATTGATGTTATGATGTATTGACCTTTGTTTAAGTTTATGTTTAGTTTAGCTACACCGTTTTCATCAGTTATTTTGTTGTAGAATACTCCGTTGACGTTGAATGTTATTTTTTGGTTAGCTAGTGGGTTTCCTTGTTTATCCAATGCAATTGCATTGAATGTTGATCCGTCTTTGTAATTCATAGAGAGGTCTGTTGTTTTTAGTGTTGGTAGGACTGTTATGTTGTTAGCTATTGCGTATCCTTCGTATTCTGAGGTTATTATGTAGTTTCCTGGTCTTAGGTTGATTTTTAATGTAGCTATTCCGTTTTCGTCAGTTACACGTTTGTAGAATACTCCGTTGATGTTGAAGTTTACTTCTTCACCTGTTACTATTTTACCGTCTTTTCCAATGATTTTTACGCTGAATTGTGATTCATTTTGAAATATTTTACCAAATCATAATTTTTAACGATTAATGGTTTTACAGCCACAATATTAGAGTTTTCCTCACCAGTCACAAGATTATAATTAGTAATACTAAAATCAACAATATAATTTTTACCACCAATACAAATTGTTACATTACCAGTAGCATTTAGGATTTACAACAACAAAAATAATATCCTATCTTGATCATCACATTTATCAACAGTTACATTAATTGAAGTTTTAGGACTAAATGTTACATTAGTTGTTGTAGTAGATTTAGAATAGTTTTCATCACCATTATAATTTATATCAACAACATAA is a window of uncultured Methanobrevibacter sp. DNA encoding:
- the cbiD gene encoding cobalt-precorrin-5B (C(1))-methyltransferase CbiD, whose amino-acid sequence is MSNDKYIGVTTGTIATACSVAATESILNSSDIDCVKVETPKKTLDILIDNCKKLSSNSACAVAHKNSYNDPDVTVGLAIVATVELFEKTGNGDVVTITGGEGVGKITKPGLQIPVGEYAINPVPRKMIKKNLENILPDDKVAKVTISIPEGRKIAKKTMNPKLGIVDGISVIGTTGIARSMSSEAYKNSIVTQIDVALALNLDNLVFVPGNIGEKLALKQLNITKQHIIQTGNYIGFMFEEAKKRGIDKFTFFGHIGKLIKVAGGIFNTKHAIADGRKEIMITHAGICGADTLTLRKLYYSKTTEDMLDILDEKKLHLKVCNSIALAIKERCIQRFELDLNVILVDMEGNYLNDNFERFLL
- a CDS encoding thioredoxin family protein; this translates as MVVKVEVFTSDSCPHCPAAVNVANEAKEIIGADMDVVICNIGLDGNRQKAMEYQIMAVPTIAIDNQVVFVGAPTLDELVDKVKSLI